The Primulina tabacum isolate GXHZ01 chromosome 16, ASM2559414v2, whole genome shotgun sequence genome window below encodes:
- the LOC142529632 gene encoding protease Do-like 9 has product MCQETKLKRKRGRGAESRPPVADALDNGNDSSPSVAAVSSENDVVFSVSNVELINPSSPKASQHHLRRRGRPRKILKPEPPATSKTLALATPPIPNGSLSAALINADSVARVVPAMDSVVKVFCVHTEPNFSLPWQRKRQYSSSSSGFVIEGRRVLTNAHSVEHYTQVKLKKRGSDTKYVATVLAIGTECDIAMLTVEGDEFWEGVSPVQFGNLPALQDAVTVVGYPIGGDTISVTSGVVSRIEILSYVHGSTELLGLQIDAAINSGNSGGPAFNDKGNCVGIAFQSLKHEDVENIGYVIPTPVIMHFIQDYEKNGSYTGFPILGVEWQKMENPDLRLSMGMKSDQKGVRIRRIDPTAPEFKVLKPSDIILSFDGVDIANDGTVPFRHGERIGFSYLVSQKYTEDSASIKVLRNSEIFKFNVKLGAHRRLIPAHNKGRPPSYYIIAGFVFTTVSVPYFRSEYGKDYEYEAPVKLLDKLLHEMPQSPDEQIVVVSQVLVADINIGYEDIVNTQVLAFDGQPVKNLKSLARMVESSNDEFLKFDLEYQQIVVLQTKTAKAATLDILATHCIPSAMSDDLKI; this is encoded by the exons ATGTGCCAGGAAACCAAATTAAAAAGGAAGCGCGGCCGCGGCGCTGAATCCCGGCCGCCTGTCGCCGACGCACTAGATAACGGAAATGATTCCTCTCCCTCCGTCGCCGCTGTCTCCTCCGAAAATGACGTTGTATTTTCAGTCAGCAATGTGGAGCTCATCAACCCTAGTTCTCCCAAAGCCTCCCAACACCACCTCCGGCGCCGAGGCCGCCCAAGAAAAATCTTGAAGCCCGAACCTCCTGCTACTTCAAAAACCCTGGCATTAGCCACTCCACCCATCCCTAATGGATCATTGTCAGCTGCGCTGATTAACGCGGATAGTGTAGCTAGGGTTGTTCCCGCCATGGACTCCGTGGTTAAGGTCTTTTGTGTTCATACGGAACCGAATTTCTCTTTGCCATGGCAGAGGAAAAGGCAGTACAGCTCGAGTAGTAGTGGGTTTGTTATTGAAGGGCGGAGAGTTTTAACCAATGCCCATTCTGTGGAGCATTATACACAGGTTAAGTTGAAGAAGAGAGGCTCAGATACTAAGTATGTGGCTACCGTGCTTGCCATAGGGACGGAATGTGACATTG CCATGCTCACAGTGGAAGGTGATGAATTCTGGGAAGGGGTTTCACCTGTACAATTTGGGAATTTGCCTGCACTACAAGATGCTGTGACAGTTGTAGGTTATCCAATTGGAGGTGACACTATCTCCGTGACAAGTGGAGTTGTGTCACGGATAGAGATCCTTTCTTATGTTCATGGATCCACTGAACTTCTGGGGTTACAG ATTGATGCTGCTATTAATTCTGGGAATTCAGGTGGACCTGCTTTTAATGACAAGGGAAATTGTGTGGGTATTGCATTTCAATCACTCAAGCATGAAGATGTGGAGAATATTGGTTATGTGATACCGACACCGGTCATCATGCACTTTATACAAGATTATGAGAAGAATGGATCATATACTG GTTTCCCTATTCTTGGGGTTGAGTGGCAAAAGATGGAAAATCCGGACTTGCGGTTGTCCATGGGGATGAAATCTGATCAGAAGGGTGTTCGTATAAGAAGAATTGATCCCACCGCTCCAGAATTCAAGGTTTTGAAGCCATCAGATATCATTCTCAGCTTTGATGGAGTTGACATTGCGAATGATGGAACCG TTCCATTTAGGCATGGAGAGCGTATTGGTTTCAGCTACCTTGTGTCCCAGAAATACACCGAAGATAGTGCCTCGATTAAAGTTCTTCGTAATTCTGAAATTTTCAAGTTCAATGTTAAGCTTGGTGCTCATAGAAGGTTGATTCCAGCTCACAACAAGGGAAGACCTCCCTCTTATTACATCATTGCTGGATTTGTTTTTACTACTGTTTCTGTTCCATATTTTCGTTCTGAG TACGGAAAGGATTATGAGTATGAAGCTCCAGTCAAGTTACTGGACAAACTCTTACATGAAATGCCTCAATCTCCAGATGAACAAATTGTTGTGGTTTCTCAG GTGCTTGTCGCTGACATCAACATTGGGTATGAAGATATTGTCAATACTCAG GTTCTTGCTTTTGATGGTCAACCTGTGAAGAATCTGAAAAGCTTAGCCAGAATGGTAGAAAGCAGCAATGATGAATTCTTGAAATTTGATTTGGAATACCAGCAG ATTGTTGTCCTCCAAACAAAAACCGCGAAAGCGGCGACTTTGGACATCCTTGCAACACATTGTATACCGTCAGCAATGTCAGATGATCTAAAGATTTGA